A DNA window from Drosophila biarmipes strain raj3 chromosome 2R, RU_DBia_V1.1, whole genome shotgun sequence contains the following coding sequences:
- the LOC108030005 gene encoding small ubiquitin-related modifier, giving the protein MANQSKSIWLLSSAGHKLQCQVSTDQPLAVFLKNKFAQAIGKCPESFILIFDGEELQEQDTFDSLAMEDDDIIDVLEGN; this is encoded by the coding sequence ATGGCTAATCAGAGCAAAAGCATTTGGTTACTGTCCTCTGCTGGCCATAAACTGCAGTGCCAAGTAAGCACGGATCAACCCTTGGCTGTATTTCTCAAGAATAAATTCGCCCAGGCAATCGGAAAGTGCCCTGAATCCTTTATTCTGATTTTCGACGGGGAGGAACTCCAGGAGCAGGACACCTTTGACTCCTTGGCCATGGAGGATGACGATATCATAGACGTTTT